In Cervus elaphus chromosome 16, mCerEla1.1, whole genome shotgun sequence, a single window of DNA contains:
- the RNF183 gene encoding E3 ubiquitin-protein ligase RNF183 — MAEQQGREPECPVCWNPFNNTFHTPKVLDCCHSFCVECLAHISLVTPTRRRLLCPLCRHPTVLASGQPVTDLPTDTALLTLLRLEPHHVILEGRQLCLKDQPKSRYFLRQPRVYTLDLGPEPGSQAGHPQDVGRSTRPDPIPSHYSLRECFRNPHFRIFAYMMAVVLCGTVLFIFSIFCTRRFFWGLG; from the coding sequence ATGGCGGAGCAGCAGGGCCGGGAGCCCGAGTGCCCTGTCTGCTGGAACCCCTTCAACAACACATTCCACACCCCCAAAGTGCTGGACTGCTGCCACTCCTTCTGCGTGGAATGCCTGGCCCACATCAGCCTGGTGACCCCGACGCGGCGCCGCCTGCTGTGCCCGCTCTGTCGCCACCCCACCGTGCTGGCCTCCGGGCAGCCTGTCACTGACTTGCCCACGGACACCGCCCTGCTCACCCTGCTCCGCCTGGAGCCCCACCACGTCATCCTGGAAGGCCGCCAGCTCTGTCTCAAGGACCAGCCCAAGAGCCGCTACTTCCTGCGCCAGCCCCGGGTCTACACGCTGGACCTGGGCCCTGAGCCTGGGAGTCAGGCCGGGCACCCCCAGGACGTGGGCCGCAGCACCAGGCCCGACCCCATCCCCAGCCACTACTCTCTGCGGGAGTGTTTCCGCAACCCGCACTTCCGGATCTTTGCCTACATGATGGCGGTCGTCCTCTGCGGCACCGTGTTGTTcatcttctccatcttctgcaCCAGACGGTTCTTCTGGGGGCTGGGGTGA
- the PRPF4 gene encoding U4/U6 small nuclear ribonucleoprotein Prp4 isoform X5: protein MLSFVFDRSGLCKLWSVPDCNLLHTLRGHNTNVGAIVFHPKSTVSLDQKDVNLASCAADGSVKLWSLDSDEPVADIEGHTVRVARVMWHPSGRFLGTTCYDRSWRLWDLEAQEEILHQEGHSMGVYDIAFHQDGSLAGTGGLDAFGRVWDLRTGRCIMFLEGHLKEIYGINFSPNGYHIATGSGDNTCKVWDLRQRRCVYTIPAHQNLVTGVKFEPIHGNFLLTGAYDNTAKIWTHPGWSPLKTLAGHEGKVMGLDISSDGQLIATCSYDRTFKLWMAE, encoded by the exons ATGCTTTCCTTTGTATTTGATAGGAGTGGGCTTTGCAAGCTCTGGTCTGTTCCTGATTGCAACCTCCTTCACACCCTTCGAG GCCATAACACAAACGTGGGAGCGATCGTATTCCACCCCAAATCCACGGTCTCCTTGGACCAAAAAGACGTCAATCTGGCCTCTTGTGCTGCTGACGGTTCTGTGAAGCTGTGGAGCCTTGACAG TGATGAACCGGTGGCAGATATTGAAGGCCACACAGTGCGTGTGGCCCGTGTAATGTGGCATCCATCAGGACGCTTCTTAGGTACCACCTG CTATGACCGATCATGGCGCTTATGGGATTTGGAAGCTCAAGAGGAGATCCTGCATCAGGAGGGCCACAGCATGGGTGTGTATGACATTGCCTTCCATCAAGATGGCTCTTTGGCTGGCACTGG GGGACTGGATGCATTTGGTCGAGTTTGGGACCTGCGCACAGGACGTTGTATCATGTTCCTAGAAGGTCACCTGAAGGAAATATATGGAATAAATTTCTCCCCCAATGG CTACCACATTGCAACTGGCAGTGGTGACAACACCTGCAAAGTGTGGGACCTTCGACAGCGACGTTGTGTCTATACCATCCCTGCCCATCAGAACTTAGTGACGGGTGTCAAGTTTGAGC CTATCCATGGGAATTTCTTGCTCACGGGTGCCTATGATAACACAGCCAAGATCTGGACTCACCCAGGCTGGTCCCCTCTGAAGACTCTGGCCGGCCACGAAGGCAAAGTGATGGGCCTAGACATTTCTTCCGATGGGCAGCTCATAGCCACTTGCTCCTATGACAGGACCTTCAAGCTCTGGATGGCTGAATAG